In Paraburkholderia acidisoli, one DNA window encodes the following:
- a CDS encoding acyl-CoA thioesterase: MYARESIPAVFSRGTAGFTGEIMEATPSKTFHHVIDIYLKDSNAFMNTYFARYFEWQGICRERWFHECIHNNLLAAGGVFVTKRAHQEYVQETFPFQRVDCYLNTYQVRQCSAYLVFRFCVDGRPVSLGYQQILFAGTDKRIRRFPPGILERVKEYELILPAGSN; the protein is encoded by the coding sequence GGCTTCACCGGCGAAATCATGGAAGCGACGCCGAGCAAGACGTTCCATCACGTCATCGACATCTATTTGAAGGACTCGAACGCTTTCATGAACACCTATTTCGCACGGTATTTCGAATGGCAGGGCATTTGCCGCGAGCGCTGGTTTCATGAGTGCATCCACAACAATCTGCTCGCCGCGGGCGGCGTGTTCGTGACCAAGCGCGCGCACCAGGAATATGTGCAGGAGACGTTCCCGTTCCAGCGCGTGGATTGCTACCTCAACACGTACCAGGTGCGCCAGTGCTCCGCGTACCTCGTATTCCGCTTTTGCGTGGACGGCCGCCCCGTCTCGCTCGGCTATCAGCAGATCCTGTTCGCGGGCACCGACAAGCGCATCCGCCGCTTTCCGCCCGGCATACTCGAACGCGTGAAGGAATATGAACTGATCCTGCCGGCGGGCTCGAACTAA
- a CDS encoding sensor histidine kinase — protein sequence MYSILPAFVSAQFLGFGVYVLLTEGFTRLSVPFALMCATTFIWQGTWAFLFQTPDPELAAALVKLGYLFILFLPTTVYHFMIEVSGRRGERVPLMLSYALSLALAALLLMTDKVVDGYGTFFFGRYPRAGLLHPVHVLQTVLLTCRSAWLLIAARRQSPAHDRRRLLDLCLLSLCLYSVAASDYAVNYGVAFYPVGAVFIAVSLGILAVTIVRFGLMRPYLIAATVAHEVATPLAAIGMHAEEIGNVLPELMRGYQLAVQHQLCVDGLYPGQSERLSSLATSIRRQVDSTSTVVEMSLASFTLDRLDRRSFESYPVRSCVNAALERFPFRPGERERVEVAPIDPLLSFSGSDSLVVFMLFNLLKNALYSLEGAPGGDNRRAAKGRVEIAASRENGYCVLRFSDNGPGIDAEILPRIFDPFYSTKSHGRGAGMGLTFCRRVAEALGGTIACESVPHMRTTFTICLPEPGSAADRALHEAPAKPRRWTAGQDFAG from the coding sequence ATGTATTCGATCCTGCCTGCGTTCGTGTCCGCGCAGTTCCTCGGATTCGGCGTGTATGTGCTGCTGACCGAAGGCTTCACGCGCCTTTCGGTGCCGTTCGCCCTGATGTGCGCGACCACCTTCATCTGGCAGGGCACATGGGCTTTCCTGTTCCAGACGCCCGATCCCGAACTGGCGGCCGCGCTCGTCAAGCTTGGGTATCTGTTCATCCTGTTTCTGCCAACCACGGTCTACCACTTCATGATCGAGGTGAGCGGGCGGCGCGGCGAGCGCGTGCCGCTCATGCTCTCGTATGCGCTGAGCCTCGCGCTCGCGGCGCTGCTGCTGATGACCGACAAGGTCGTCGACGGCTACGGCACGTTCTTCTTCGGCCGTTACCCCAGGGCGGGCCTGCTGCATCCGGTGCACGTGCTGCAAACGGTGCTCTTGACCTGCCGCAGCGCCTGGCTGCTGATCGCCGCGCGCCGCCAGAGCCCGGCGCACGACCGGCGCCGGCTGCTCGATCTGTGCCTCCTGAGCCTGTGTCTCTATTCGGTGGCGGCGAGCGATTACGCCGTGAATTACGGCGTGGCGTTTTATCCCGTGGGCGCGGTGTTCATCGCCGTCAGCCTCGGCATTCTCGCCGTGACGATCGTGCGCTTCGGCCTGATGCGTCCGTATCTGATCGCGGCGACGGTCGCGCACGAAGTGGCCACGCCGCTTGCCGCGATCGGCATGCATGCGGAGGAGATCGGCAACGTGCTGCCCGAACTCATGCGCGGCTATCAGCTGGCCGTGCAGCATCAGTTATGCGTCGACGGGCTGTATCCGGGGCAATCGGAGCGCCTCTCGTCGCTCGCCACCTCGATCCGGCGGCAGGTGGACAGCACCAGCACCGTGGTGGAGATGTCGCTCGCGTCGTTCACGCTCGACCGGCTCGACCGGCGCAGCTTCGAGAGCTACCCGGTGCGTTCGTGCGTGAACGCGGCACTGGAGCGCTTTCCGTTCCGGCCGGGTGAGCGCGAGCGCGTGGAGGTCGCGCCCATCGACCCGCTGTTGAGCTTTTCCGGGTCCGATTCGCTCGTCGTGTTCATGCTGTTCAATCTGTTGAAGAACGCGCTCTATTCGCTCGAAGGCGCGCCTGGCGGCGACAACCGGCGCGCCGCAAAAGGCCGCGTGGAGATCGCCGCGAGCCGTGAAAACGGCTATTGCGTGCTGCGTTTCTCCGACAACGGCCCCGGCATCGACGCCGAAATCCTGCCGCGCATCTTCGACCCGTTCTACTCGACCAAGTCGCACGGGCGCGGCGCGGGCATGGGTCTCACATTCTGCCGCCGCGTGGCCGAGGCGCTGGGCGGCACGATCGCCTGCGAGTCGGTGCCCCACATGCGCACGACCTTCACGATCTGCCTGCCGGAGCCCGGTTCCGCCGCCGACCGCGCGTTGCACGAGGCGCCGGCGAAGCCCCGCCGCTGGACAGCGGGACAGGACTTCGCGGGATAA
- a CDS encoding GlxA family transcriptional regulator has protein sequence MARIVAILALPGVQLLDVSGPLDVFAQANIEAGRLVYDLRVIATRAGPIRSSSGVRLLADAVAGAPNSSGSSDAPEDRIDTLLVAGAPDAATAQLSPRVREWLRAQAARSRRFGSVCTGAFALAASGLLHKRRLTTHWSAVDALALACPGVTIEADSLYVRDGKLRTAAGVTAGLDLALALVEEDLGRELAMRVASQLVMFFKRPGGQLQFSRMGETRPAGRSALQEVQRWVAANPAQSHRVGELAARVGLSPRHFARLFQSEVGVTPAAWVETVRVAAARDLLETEAEAPKRVATRCGFANADTLRRAFLKHVGVTPAEYRRRFVREGAAVSA, from the coding sequence ATGGCCCGAATCGTCGCTATTCTTGCCTTGCCCGGCGTTCAACTGCTCGACGTGAGCGGTCCGCTCGACGTGTTCGCGCAAGCCAACATCGAGGCGGGCCGGCTCGTCTACGACCTGCGCGTGATCGCAACGCGCGCGGGCCCGATCCGCAGCTCCTCCGGGGTGCGCCTGCTCGCCGACGCCGTGGCCGGTGCGCCAAACTCCTCGGGGTCGTCGGACGCGCCAGAGGATCGCATCGACACCTTGCTGGTCGCGGGCGCCCCCGACGCCGCCACGGCGCAACTGTCGCCGCGCGTGCGCGAATGGCTGCGCGCGCAAGCCGCACGCAGCCGCCGCTTCGGCTCGGTGTGCACGGGCGCGTTCGCGCTCGCCGCGAGCGGTCTGCTCCACAAGCGCCGCCTCACCACCCACTGGTCCGCCGTGGACGCGCTCGCGCTGGCGTGCCCCGGTGTGACGATCGAAGCCGATTCGCTCTACGTGCGCGACGGCAAGCTGCGCACGGCGGCGGGCGTCACGGCCGGGCTCGACCTCGCACTGGCGCTCGTGGAAGAGGACCTGGGCCGCGAACTGGCCATGCGCGTGGCAAGCCAGCTCGTGATGTTCTTCAAACGTCCCGGCGGCCAGTTGCAGTTCAGCCGCATGGGCGAGACGCGGCCAGCGGGGCGCTCGGCGTTGCAGGAAGTACAGCGCTGGGTGGCCGCGAACCCCGCGCAGAGCCACCGCGTGGGCGAACTGGCCGCGCGCGTGGGCTTGAGTCCGCGCCACTTCGCACGGCTGTTTCAGTCGGAAGTGGGCGTGACGCCGGCCGCGTGGGTCGAGACGGTGCGGGTGGCCGCGGCGCGCGACCTGCTCGAAACCGAGGCCGAGGCGCCCAAACGCGTGGCCACACGCTGCGGTTTCGCCAATGCGGACACCTTGCGGCGCGCCTTTCTCAAGCACGTGGGCGTGACGCCGGCCGAATACCGGCGGCGCTTCGTGCGCGAGGGTGCGGCCGTATCGGCGTGA
- a CDS encoding HD domain-containing protein yields the protein MAFDLSGVAIPDSRLAREITELVRDTESPLLFHHSSRVYYFGALAGHKRGLKFDRELLYAGAMFHDMGLMHSHSSEHERFEVDGANAARDFLRGHGISQHDIDLVWTAIALHTTPGIPQHMHPVIALVTAGVEMDVLGLTYQQYSDAEREAVVHAHPRSEHFKEDIIQAFYNGIQHKPDTTFGNVKADVLADKDPHFHAGNFCSVIRHSAWRA from the coding sequence ATGGCTTTCGATCTCTCCGGCGTCGCCATTCCCGACAGCCGCCTCGCGCGTGAAATCACCGAACTCGTGCGCGATACCGAGTCGCCGTTGCTGTTCCATCATTCGAGCCGCGTCTATTACTTCGGCGCGCTCGCGGGCCACAAGCGCGGCCTCAAGTTCGACCGCGAACTGCTCTACGCGGGCGCCATGTTTCATGACATGGGCCTCATGCACTCGCATAGCAGCGAGCACGAGCGTTTCGAGGTGGACGGCGCGAACGCCGCGCGCGACTTCCTGCGCGGCCACGGCATTTCGCAGCACGACATCGACCTCGTGTGGACCGCCATTGCGCTGCACACCACGCCGGGCATTCCGCAGCACATGCATCCGGTGATCGCGCTCGTGACGGCAGGCGTGGAAATGGACGTGCTGGGCCTCACGTATCAGCAGTACAGCGACGCCGAACGCGAGGCCGTGGTGCATGCGCACCCGCGCAGCGAGCACTTCAAGGAAGACATCATCCAGGCGTTCTACAACGGCATCCAGCACAAGCCCGACACCACCTTCGGCAATGTCAAGGCCGACGTGCTCGCCGACAAGGACCCGCACTTCCACGCAGGCAACTTCTGCAGCGTGATCCGCCACTCGGCATGGCGCGCTTGA
- a CDS encoding GNAT family N-acetyltransferase: MTIPRSSLYRNDTLTSVRPGLGRLVLRRFDPRHDSWEALTRLLHRAFAPLAALGLHCACADQDAASTRERALAGDCFVAVCNGRIVGTLTMEQSDTRSACEVYRREAVASVHQFGIEPGWQKRGIGRALLAFAAQWAATRGLTYLALDTPFPAAHLIAFYRAQGFALVDVVRFGGREYDSAVLSKAVARDAMAGSGSRMHCTSAFAA, encoded by the coding sequence ATGACGATCCCGCGTAGCTCGCTGTATCGGAACGACACGCTCACGAGCGTGCGGCCCGGCCTTGGCCGGCTCGTGCTGCGGCGCTTCGATCCGCGCCACGACTCGTGGGAAGCGCTCACGCGCTTGCTGCATCGCGCATTCGCGCCTCTCGCGGCGCTCGGCCTGCATTGCGCCTGCGCGGATCAGGACGCGGCCTCCACACGCGAGCGCGCGCTCGCGGGCGATTGCTTCGTGGCGGTGTGCAACGGCCGCATCGTGGGCACGTTGACGATGGAGCAAAGCGATACTCGTTCGGCCTGCGAAGTGTATCGGCGCGAGGCGGTGGCTTCGGTGCATCAGTTCGGCATCGAACCGGGCTGGCAAAAGCGCGGCATCGGTCGCGCGTTGCTCGCGTTCGCCGCGCAATGGGCCGCTACGCGCGGCCTGACGTACCTCGCGCTCGACACGCCGTTTCCCGCCGCGCATCTGATCGCGTTCTATCGGGCGCAGGGCTTCGCGCTCGTCGATGTCGTGCGGTTTGGCGGCCGCGAGTACGACAGCGCGGTGCTGAGCAAGGCGGTCGCGCGCGATGCCATGGCGGGTTCGGGTTCGCGCATGCATTGCACGTCTGCCTTCGCGGCGTAG
- a CDS encoding OsmC family protein codes for MAHGEHTYRVTVQWTGNRGSGTSGYRDYDRDHLIRASGKPDIAGSSDPAFRGDAARWNPEELLVASTSACHKLWYLHLCADAGIHVLAYEDEAEGTMADTPERTAFTQIVLHPRVTIRATDDRDLALHLHHMAHAQCYIANSVNFPILCDAVIELAAPAA; via the coding sequence ATGGCGCATGGCGAACACACCTACCGCGTGACGGTGCAGTGGACCGGCAATCGCGGCAGCGGCACCTCGGGCTATCGCGACTACGACCGCGACCATCTGATCCGCGCGAGCGGCAAACCCGACATTGCCGGCTCGTCGGACCCGGCGTTTCGCGGGGACGCCGCGCGCTGGAACCCCGAGGAACTGCTGGTGGCGTCCACCTCGGCGTGCCACAAGCTCTGGTATCTGCACCTGTGCGCCGACGCGGGCATTCACGTGCTCGCCTACGAGGACGAAGCCGAAGGCACCATGGCCGACACGCCCGAGCGCACCGCGTTCACGCAGATCGTGCTGCACCCGCGCGTGACGATCCGCGCCACCGACGACCGCGATCTCGCGCTGCATCTGCATCACATGGCGCACGCGCAGTGCTATATCGCCAATTCGGTGAATTTCCCGATTCTCTGCGACGCGGTCATCGAACTGGCCGCGCCCGCGGCCTGA
- a CDS encoding helix-turn-helix transcriptional regulator has protein sequence MSTHTLQEPVETLGSFLRERRSRLQPEDAEGASRRRTPGLRREEVAARANVSVAWYTWLEQNRGGPPSADVLERLARALELDETGREMLFLLGQQRPPPLTPPHRSLSAAANAAPFEVSRALQAVLDGQPLHPAIVKTPAWDIVAWNEAASAVLADYEATPPEQRNVMRRLFSDPAVKAALPDWEQIVRWSVAVFRVDIARSGTTPEVAALTAELQAGNADFARIWAESEVRNHGSGTKRLMHEIAGPLQLDYSAFAVADTNALTMIVFTPVTPADARAIESLILQRRARKHAANPAQ, from the coding sequence ATGTCGACCCACACGCTGCAGGAACCCGTGGAAACGCTCGGCAGCTTCCTGCGCGAACGCCGCTCGCGTCTGCAACCCGAAGACGCCGAAGGCGCGAGCCGCCGCCGCACGCCGGGCCTGCGCCGCGAGGAAGTGGCCGCACGCGCGAACGTGAGCGTCGCCTGGTACACGTGGCTCGAACAGAATCGCGGCGGTCCGCCTTCCGCCGACGTGCTGGAGCGGCTGGCGCGCGCGCTCGAACTCGACGAGACCGGCCGCGAAATGCTGTTCCTGCTCGGCCAGCAGCGCCCGCCGCCGCTCACGCCGCCGCATCGCTCGCTCTCGGCGGCCGCCAATGCCGCGCCGTTCGAGGTCTCGCGGGCGTTGCAGGCGGTGCTCGACGGCCAGCCCTTGCATCCCGCCATCGTCAAGACGCCCGCCTGGGATATCGTCGCGTGGAACGAGGCCGCGAGCGCCGTGCTCGCCGACTACGAGGCCACGCCGCCCGAGCAGCGCAACGTGATGCGCCGCCTCTTCAGCGACCCGGCCGTGAAGGCGGCGCTGCCCGACTGGGAGCAGATCGTACGCTGGTCCGTGGCCGTGTTCCGCGTGGATATCGCGCGCTCGGGCACCACGCCCGAAGTGGCCGCGCTCACGGCCGAACTGCAGGCCGGCAACGCCGACTTCGCGCGCATCTGGGCCGAAAGCGAGGTGCGCAATCACGGCTCGGGCACGAAGCGCCTCATGCACGAGATCGCCGGGCCGCTTCAGCTCGACTATTCGGCGTTCGCGGTGGCCGACACGAATGCACTCACCATGATCGTATTCACGCCGGTCACGCCCGCCGACGCCCGCGCGATCGAATCGCTGATTTTGCAGCGTCGGGCGCGCAAGCACGCTGCCAACCCCGCCCAGTAA
- a CDS encoding methyl-accepting chemotaxis protein has product MSRTESLKTRLYALIALIALAFVVSSVWAAWQMRSALVASHAVELEHLTGSLRSMMLAEQAQAAANGLSDAQAQANVLKQIHSMRYGEDGYFFVVSDDTVLLTHANESLIGKNVGDFKSADGKFIYRDLVSLGQRNGKGEYDYDFPRPGATVAEHKLAYYVYDPKWHWLIATGVYIADVDAAFHLALEKQMALTVLIIVALLILIQVGTQRMMLTPIANAMTACEAIAAGDLTRDVPTAAPGEIGLLMRALRTMQERLAATVAEIGTSSHAVSSAAHQVTAGSTDLSSRTEEQAASLEQTAASMEELTVTVRQNAESARHASSLADDASAVASEGDGIVGRVVETMTDIRDSSHKIAEIIGIIEGIAFQTNILALNAAVEAARAGEHGRGFAVVASEVRGLAQRSSTAAREIKVLIETSGERVLAGTALASEAGATMHKVGVAIQRVTQVMSEIASASNEQSRGIDQINQAVSQMDAITQQNAALVEQASAAASMLQDQAEHLRAAVSVFRTRDTAGA; this is encoded by the coding sequence ATGTCACGAACAGAAAGCCTGAAAACCCGGTTGTACGCGTTGATCGCGTTGATCGCCCTTGCGTTTGTCGTGTCCAGCGTCTGGGCGGCGTGGCAGATGCGCAGCGCGCTGGTGGCGAGCCACGCGGTCGAACTCGAACATCTCACCGGCTCGCTGCGCAGCATGATGCTTGCGGAACAGGCGCAGGCCGCGGCGAACGGGCTGAGCGACGCGCAGGCCCAGGCCAACGTGCTCAAGCAGATCCACAGCATGCGTTACGGCGAAGACGGCTACTTCTTCGTGGTCTCCGACGACACCGTACTCCTCACGCACGCCAACGAGTCGCTGATCGGCAAGAACGTGGGCGACTTCAAATCCGCCGACGGCAAGTTCATCTATCGCGATCTCGTGAGCCTCGGGCAGCGCAACGGCAAGGGCGAATACGATTACGATTTCCCGCGCCCCGGCGCGACCGTGGCCGAGCACAAGCTCGCTTACTACGTGTACGACCCGAAGTGGCACTGGCTGATCGCCACGGGCGTGTATATCGCCGACGTCGACGCCGCCTTCCATCTCGCGCTCGAAAAGCAGATGGCGCTCACGGTGCTCATCATCGTCGCGCTGCTGATCCTGATCCAGGTGGGCACGCAGCGCATGATGCTCACGCCCATCGCCAACGCGATGACGGCGTGCGAGGCCATCGCGGCGGGCGACCTCACGCGCGACGTGCCCACGGCCGCGCCCGGCGAGATCGGCCTGCTGATGCGCGCGCTGCGCACCATGCAGGAGCGGCTCGCGGCCACCGTGGCCGAGATCGGCACGTCGAGCCACGCGGTGAGTTCGGCCGCGCACCAGGTCACGGCGGGCAGCACCGACCTGTCTTCGCGCACGGAGGAGCAGGCGGCCTCGCTCGAACAAACGGCCGCGAGCATGGAAGAACTGACGGTCACGGTCAGGCAGAACGCCGAAAGCGCGCGCCACGCGAGCAGCCTCGCCGACGACGCGAGCGCGGTGGCGAGCGAAGGCGACGGCATCGTGGGCCGCGTGGTCGAGACCATGACGGACATTCGCGACAGCTCGCACAAGATCGCCGAAATCATCGGCATCATCGAGGGCATCGCGTTCCAGACCAATATCCTCGCGCTCAACGCCGCCGTGGAAGCGGCGCGCGCGGGCGAGCACGGGCGCGGTTTCGCGGTGGTGGCGAGCGAGGTGCGCGGGCTCGCGCAGCGCTCGTCCACGGCGGCGCGCGAGATCAAGGTGCTGATCGAAACCTCGGGCGAGCGCGTGCTGGCGGGCACCGCGCTGGCCTCGGAAGCGGGCGCGACCATGCACAAGGTGGGCGTGGCGATCCAGCGCGTGACCCAGGTGATGAGCGAGATCGCCTCGGCCTCGAACGAGCAGAGCCGCGGCATCGACCAGATCAATCAGGCCGTCTCGCAGATGGACGCCATCACGCAGCAGAATGCGGCGCTGGTGGAGCAGGCGAGCGCGGCTGCGAGCATGCTGCAGGACCAGGCCGAGCATCTGCGCGCCGCGGTGTCGGTGTTCCGCACGCGCGACACAGCGGGCGCGTGA
- a CDS encoding serine hydrolase, translating into MTSRSRLPLARLTGLLACLFAGVALGAPLAAQAAARGQAHATPQSHSHAPARAKKPRKKKVARKARPVHRSMPADAPAARLAAKRRAKRLRARHLARHGARPHASHHASHGARVHHAPHVSHHAQHAPHAPRAPHTTAPASPAPLTSQAPLAGSPNPAPKVNYAPRLLARCGFTPASQRHLFSHAVYIVDENTHTPLYARNADAVAPIASVSKLMTAIVWLDSPHAPLPRRIAVTTADLDRLKFTHSRLDVGSRVTRANMLHIALMSSENRAAAALSRDYPGGRPAFVAAMNAKAQRLGMTHTRFVNGTGLSPLNVSTARELANLVRAANGYALIRRYSIDHQERVSTGLGQLQYVNSNRLVRYGQVRASVQKTGFINESGHNMVMRVMVHGRRPVIVTLLGSTTPEGSRLDGVRIAHWLNCSLR; encoded by the coding sequence ATGACCTCCCGATCTCGCTTACCACTCGCACGTTTGACCGGCCTGCTCGCGTGCCTCTTTGCCGGGGTTGCGCTCGGCGCGCCCCTGGCGGCGCAGGCCGCCGCGCGCGGCCAGGCTCACGCCACGCCGCAGTCCCACTCCCACGCACCGGCCAGGGCTAAAAAGCCGCGCAAGAAGAAAGTGGCGCGCAAGGCCCGGCCCGTGCATCGCTCGATGCCCGCCGACGCGCCCGCCGCCCGGCTCGCCGCCAAACGCCGCGCCAAACGCCTGCGCGCGCGCCATCTCGCGCGGCATGGCGCGCGCCCGCATGCTTCGCATCACGCGTCACACGGCGCGCGCGTTCATCACGCACCGCACGTATCGCACCACGCACAGCATGCACCGCACGCGCCGCGCGCACCGCATACGACCGCGCCCGCATCGCCCGCGCCGCTGACATCGCAAGCGCCGCTCGCCGGCTCGCCGAACCCGGCACCGAAGGTCAACTACGCCCCGCGCCTGCTCGCGCGCTGCGGCTTCACGCCCGCCTCGCAGCGGCATCTGTTTTCGCACGCGGTGTATATCGTCGACGAAAACACCCACACGCCGCTCTACGCGCGCAACGCCGACGCCGTCGCGCCCATTGCCTCGGTCTCGAAGCTGATGACGGCCATCGTCTGGCTCGACAGCCCGCACGCGCCCTTGCCGCGCCGTATCGCCGTCACCACGGCCGACCTCGACAGGCTCAAGTTCACGCACTCGCGCCTCGACGTGGGCTCTCGTGTGACGCGCGCGAACATGCTGCATATCGCGCTCATGTCATCGGAGAATCGCGCGGCGGCCGCGTTGAGCCGCGACTATCCGGGCGGCCGCCCGGCCTTCGTCGCCGCAATGAACGCCAAAGCGCAACGCCTCGGCATGACCCATACGCGCTTCGTCAACGGCACGGGACTTTCGCCGCTCAACGTCTCGACAGCGCGCGAACTCGCGAATCTCGTGCGCGCCGCCAACGGCTATGCGCTCATACGCCGCTATTCGATCGATCATCAGGAACGCGTGTCCACCGGCCTCGGCCAGTTGCAATACGTCAACAGCAATCGCCTCGTGCGCTACGGCCAGGTGCGCGCGAGCGTGCAGAAAACCGGCTTCATCAACGAGTCGGGCCACAACATGGTCATGCGCGTGATGGTGCACGGCCGCCGCCCCGTGATCGTGACCCTGCTCGGCAGCACCACGCCCGAAGGCTCGAGGCTCGACGGCGTGCGCATCGCGCACTGGCTGAACTGTTCGCTGCGCTGA
- a CDS encoding SDR family NAD(P)-dependent oxidoreductase codes for MQKTIVLIGASRGLGFAMVEEYLTRGWRVIATGRARSLDTLRQRAQTAGGALEVETVDINETEQVAALHARLSARLAGRPVDLLFVNAGVKNDDRETIADVSTEAFTRVMVTNALSPMRVVETLQDLVAPGGTIGVMSSGQGSVANNENGNFEVYRGSKAALNMFMRSYAARHRDDPRTLLLMAPGWVRTDMGGPGARLSIGESIPNLVNTIEAQAGRGGLHYLDYLGRTVPW; via the coding sequence ATGCAAAAAACGATTGTGTTGATTGGCGCGTCGCGCGGTCTCGGCTTCGCCATGGTCGAAGAATATTTGACGCGCGGTTGGCGCGTGATCGCCACCGGCCGCGCCCGTTCGCTCGATACGCTGCGCCAGCGCGCGCAAACGGCAGGCGGCGCGCTCGAGGTGGAGACCGTCGACATCAACGAAACGGAGCAGGTCGCGGCGCTTCATGCACGCCTGAGCGCGCGCCTGGCGGGCCGCCCGGTGGACCTGCTGTTCGTCAACGCGGGCGTGAAGAACGACGACCGCGAGACCATTGCCGATGTCTCCACCGAAGCGTTCACGCGCGTGATGGTCACGAACGCGCTGAGCCCGATGCGCGTGGTGGAGACGCTGCAAGACCTCGTGGCGCCGGGCGGCACGATCGGCGTGATGTCGTCGGGGCAGGGCAGCGTGGCGAACAACGAGAACGGCAATTTCGAGGTGTATCGCGGCAGCAAGGCGGCGCTCAACATGTTCATGCGCAGCTACGCGGCGCGGCACCGCGACGACCCCCGAACGCTTCTGCTGATGGCGCCGGGCTGGGTACGCACGGACATGGGCGGCCCCGGCGCGCGCCTGAGTATCGGCGAGAGCATTCCCAACCTCGTGAACACGATCGAGGCGCAGGCCGGGCGCGGCGGTCTGCACTACCTCGACTACCTGGGCCGCACCGTGCCGTGGTGA
- a CDS encoding LysR family transcriptional regulator: protein MSDPDLNLLLALDAVLAEQSVAGAARRLSLSASAMSRTLTRLREATGDPLLVRAGRRMVLTPHAQALRERARHAAHEARAVLSPSVTEPDFPTLRRTFTVRANEGFVEAFGAPLIAALTAVAPGVRLHFAAKLEKSAAQLREGAADLEIGVLGAPAKMGPEIRIQALFRDRFVGVVRKGHALEAEREITAARYASFGHVVASRSGRASGPVDEALAALGLERHIAAVVPSFPAALAVARASDLIALLPASYLRNGQASIDTHRFELPVSTASITVSQMWHPRLDADAVHAWLRRIVLDVCRREAPS from the coding sequence ATGTCCGACCCCGATCTGAATCTGCTGCTCGCGCTCGACGCCGTGCTCGCCGAGCAAAGCGTGGCGGGCGCCGCGCGCCGTCTTTCGCTCAGCGCGTCGGCGATGAGCCGCACCTTGACGCGTCTGCGCGAGGCCACCGGCGACCCGCTGCTCGTGCGTGCCGGCCGCCGCATGGTGCTTACGCCGCACGCGCAGGCGTTGCGCGAGCGCGCGCGGCACGCGGCCCACGAGGCCCGTGCGGTGCTGAGCCCGAGCGTCACGGAACCCGACTTCCCCACGCTGCGGCGCACCTTCACGGTTCGCGCCAACGAAGGCTTCGTCGAGGCCTTCGGCGCGCCGCTCATCGCCGCGCTCACGGCCGTCGCGCCGGGCGTGCGTCTGCACTTCGCGGCCAAGCTCGAAAAGAGCGCCGCGCAGCTGCGCGAGGGCGCGGCCGACCTCGAGATCGGCGTATTGGGCGCGCCCGCGAAGATGGGACCGGAGATCCGTATTCAAGCGCTGTTTCGCGACCGCTTCGTGGGCGTGGTGCGCAAGGGCCATGCGCTCGAAGCAGAGCGCGAGATCACGGCCGCGCGCTATGCGTCGTTCGGTCACGTGGTGGCATCGCGCAGCGGCCGCGCGAGCGGTCCCGTCGACGAAGCGCTCGCCGCGCTCGGCCTCGAACGCCACATTGCGGCCGTGGTGCCGAGCTTTCCCGCCGCGCTCGCTGTCGCGCGCGCGTCCGACCTGATCGCGCTGCTGCCCGCTTCGTATCTGCGCAACGGGCAGGCTTCAATCGATACGCATCGCTTCGAATTACCCGTGAGCACGGCGAGCATCACCGTCTCGCAGATGTGGCATCCGCGTCTCGATGCGGACGCCGTGCACGCATGGCTGCGCCGCATCGTGCTCGATGTGTGCCGTCGCGAAGCGCCCTCGTGA